From the Polynucleobacter sp. MWH-UH35A genome, one window contains:
- the nusA gene encoding transcription termination factor NusA → MSREVLMLADALAREKNVDQAIVFEALEMALASATKKRYATEDVDIRVSIDRETGEYETFRRWLVVPNEAGLQEPDKEILQFEAQEQLADMEVGDYIEEQIESLAFGRIGAQAAKQVILQRIRDAEREQILNDYLERGEKVMTGTVKRADKNGLIIESGRVEALLRRDQMIPKENLRSGDRVRAYILKVDREARGPQIELSRTCPEFLIKLFENEVPEMEQGLLEIKGAARDPGIRAKIAVITYDKRIDPIGTCVGVRGTRVTAVRNEVAGEAVDIVLWSEDPAQFVIGALAPAQVSSIVVDEERHAMDVVVDEENLAIAIGRSGQNVRLASDLTGWQINIMTPEESAEKTEKEASSVRQLFMDKLDVDQEVADILIEEGFNTLEEVAYVPLSEMLEIDSFDEDTVNELRTRARDSLLTMELAKEERIGEVSQDLRSLEGMTTELIAKLADNQVHTRDDLAELAVDELVEATQIDEETAKTLIMKAREHWFTS, encoded by the coding sequence ATGAGCCGAGAAGTTCTCATGTTGGCAGACGCGTTAGCGCGTGAAAAGAACGTTGATCAAGCGATCGTATTCGAAGCGTTGGAGATGGCTTTGGCCTCTGCGACCAAGAAACGCTATGCTACAGAAGATGTAGATATCCGCGTTTCAATTGATCGCGAGACTGGTGAATACGAAACCTTCCGCCGTTGGTTGGTAGTGCCTAACGAAGCCGGTTTGCAAGAGCCTGATAAAGAAATTCTGCAATTTGAAGCTCAAGAACAGCTTGCTGATATGGAAGTTGGCGACTACATCGAAGAGCAAATCGAATCTTTAGCCTTTGGTCGTATTGGTGCGCAAGCTGCCAAGCAAGTGATCTTGCAACGCATTCGTGATGCGGAGCGTGAGCAAATTTTGAACGACTACCTTGAGCGTGGCGAAAAAGTCATGACCGGTACCGTTAAACGTGCTGACAAAAATGGCCTCATTATTGAATCCGGTCGCGTAGAAGCATTGCTGCGTCGCGATCAAATGATTCCAAAAGAGAACTTGCGCTCTGGCGATCGTGTACGCGCATACATTTTGAAAGTGGATCGCGAAGCGCGCGGCCCACAAATTGAACTCTCACGTACTTGCCCAGAGTTTTTAATCAAATTATTTGAGAACGAAGTTCCTGAGATGGAGCAGGGCCTGCTTGAGATCAAAGGTGCTGCTCGCGATCCTGGTATCCGCGCAAAGATTGCCGTAATTACTTATGACAAGCGTATCGACCCAATCGGTACTTGCGTTGGTGTACGTGGTACACGCGTTACCGCGGTACGCAATGAAGTAGCAGGCGAAGCGGTGGATATCGTGTTGTGGTCTGAAGATCCTGCCCAGTTTGTGATTGGCGCTTTGGCTCCAGCCCAAGTGTCTTCTATCGTGGTTGACGAAGAGCGTCACGCTATGGACGTGGTGGTTGATGAAGAGAATTTGGCAATTGCGATTGGCCGAAGCGGACAAAACGTGCGTTTGGCAAGTGATTTGACTGGATGGCAGATCAATATCATGACTCCTGAAGAGTCTGCTGAGAAAACTGAAAAAGAAGCTTCATCTGTACGTCAGTTGTTTATGGACAAATTGGACGTAGACCAAGAAGTGGCTGATATCTTGATTGAAGAAGGCTTCAATACATTGGAGGAAGTGGCTTACGTGCCATTGTCTGAGATGTTAGAAATCGATTCATTTGATGAAGACACAGTGAATGAGTTGCGTACTCGCGCTCGTGACTCCTTGTTGACTATGGAGTTGGCAAAAGAAGAGCGTATTGGTGAAGTATCACAAGACCTGCGCTCCTTAGAGGGAATGACAACAGAACTGATTGCGAAGCTTGCTGACAATCAAGTTCATACCCGTGACGACCTTGCTGAACTA
- the rimP gene encoding ribosome maturation factor RimP, whose product MKDQQVISAELENLGYTLVDIEREAGGLLRVTIENPDYERLITVLDCEKVSHQLSYTLPVENIPYERLEISSPGLDRPVKTAADFERFAGMEVDLKLRVAVGNRKNFRGELQGLLSGELNSPDAKFGLVFEGADGQPSQLEFSLAEVDKTRLVPVIDFKGRKS is encoded by the coding sequence GTGAAGGATCAGCAGGTTATTTCTGCAGAGCTGGAAAACTTAGGTTACACGCTAGTCGATATCGAGCGTGAAGCCGGAGGTTTGTTGCGCGTCACGATTGAAAACCCAGACTACGAGCGTTTGATTACGGTGTTGGATTGCGAAAAGGTAAGTCATCAGTTGAGCTATACCTTGCCAGTTGAAAACATCCCTTATGAGCGTTTGGAGATCTCATCCCCAGGATTGGATCGACCAGTGAAAACTGCTGCTGATTTTGAGCGCTTCGCTGGCATGGAAGTAGATTTGAAGTTGCGTGTTGCTGTTGGCAATCGCAAGAATTTTCGTGGTGAGTTGCAAGGTTTGCTGAGTGGTGAGTTGAATTCACCAGACGCAAAGTTTGGTTTGGTATTTGAGGGTGCTGATGGTCAGCCTTCTCAATTGGAGTTCTCTTTAGCCGAGGTCGATAAGACTCGGTTGGTCCCTGTTATTGATTTCAAAGGAAGAAAGTCATGA
- a CDS encoding pseudouridine synthase, whose amino-acid sequence MTSSNENDSSPVVNPSPTPSNSDAPLNTDGQNSEGGERGERRPRRQGAGGGKHPFNKKRPFNKDRPRRQGGDANGSREGGNQGNAKLAPNPAESEALFASVVSGEFDAALDAPEVQEIKNPDGVNESEISHQTGAERRAQRAQRAREDEDPDAPTEDEVSSLQFANVDELPLSLRDEVWSDLDGLDDDADDEDTVKLHKVLADAGMGSRRDMEDLIIQGRVSVNGLPAHIGQRIGPADQVRINGKPVHRKIQTKPPRVIMYHKPAGEIVSQSDPEGRPTVFDRLPKPRQGRWIAVGRLDFNTEGLLLFTTSGELANRLMHPRYGVEREYAVRILGELSQENTSLLKSGITLDDGQAKFLRLAMGGGDGANRWYHVALTEGRNREVRRMFEAVGHTVSRLIRTRYGIFLLPPRLRRGKWEEIEAGGIYNLMKSAGLKMPQPQDKGRNPNANNRDRRPMGEDFQPDPMQTSVSYWGSRDALTLASGHNGLTHQGRGGKPGGGGSSGEGRGPFRGRSQGGRPSQGGQGGQGQNRNKGAKVHHGQSAFVTGNPQSPGNGPKRGAPKGRKPFHKGPRKPRNPGESF is encoded by the coding sequence ATGACAAGCTCTAACGAAAACGATTCATCCCCGGTAGTAAATCCATCGCCAACCCCTTCTAATTCAGACGCGCCATTAAATACTGATGGTCAAAATTCTGAGGGTGGGGAGCGTGGTGAGCGTCGCCCCCGTCGCCAAGGTGCCGGTGGTGGTAAGCATCCATTTAACAAGAAGCGCCCCTTTAATAAGGATAGGCCGCGTCGCCAGGGTGGTGATGCCAATGGTTCGCGTGAAGGCGGTAACCAAGGGAATGCAAAATTAGCCCCCAATCCTGCAGAGAGTGAGGCCTTGTTTGCTTCGGTGGTATCTGGTGAATTTGATGCAGCCTTAGATGCACCAGAAGTTCAAGAGATTAAAAATCCGGATGGTGTAAATGAGAGTGAGATCTCCCATCAAACTGGTGCAGAGCGTCGCGCACAACGCGCTCAACGTGCGCGTGAAGATGAAGATCCGGATGCGCCAACTGAAGATGAAGTGAGCAGTTTGCAGTTTGCAAACGTTGATGAATTACCTCTTAGTTTGCGTGATGAAGTCTGGTCAGATCTCGATGGTTTAGATGATGATGCTGACGACGAAGATACAGTGAAGTTGCATAAAGTATTGGCCGACGCTGGTATGGGCTCCCGTCGTGATATGGAAGACTTGATTATTCAAGGGCGCGTATCAGTAAATGGTTTGCCTGCTCACATTGGCCAACGCATTGGTCCAGCGGATCAAGTGCGTATTAATGGCAAGCCAGTTCATCGCAAGATTCAGACTAAGCCGCCACGCGTGATCATGTATCACAAGCCTGCAGGCGAGATCGTGAGCCAGTCAGACCCTGAGGGTCGTCCAACAGTATTTGATCGCCTGCCAAAGCCGCGTCAGGGGCGTTGGATTGCGGTAGGCCGTCTGGACTTTAATACCGAAGGTCTGTTGTTATTCACTACCTCTGGTGAGTTGGCAAATCGTTTAATGCATCCACGTTACGGAGTGGAGCGTGAGTATGCTGTCCGCATTTTGGGTGAGTTGAGCCAAGAAAATACCTCACTATTAAAAAGCGGAATTACGCTCGATGATGGTCAAGCAAAATTTCTACGTCTAGCAATGGGTGGTGGTGATGGTGCTAACCGTTGGTATCACGTAGCATTAACTGAGGGGCGTAATCGCGAAGTGCGTCGTATGTTTGAAGCGGTTGGTCATACTGTATCCCGCTTAATTCGAACTCGTTATGGCATTTTCTTACTACCTCCACGCTTACGACGTGGTAAATGGGAAGAAATTGAAGCGGGCGGCATCTATAACTTAATGAAGTCTGCTGGCTTAAAAATGCCGCAACCACAAGATAAGGGTCGCAACCCCAATGCCAATAATCGCGATCGTCGTCCTATGGGGGAAGACTTTCAGCCGGATCCAATGCAAACCTCAGTTTCTTACTGGGGCTCGCGCGATGCTTTAACTCTCGCTAGTGGCCATAACGGCCTAACGCACCAGGGTAGAGGCGGCAAACCTGGTGGTGGAGGCAGTTCTGGCGAAGGACGTGGGCCATTCCGAGGCCGTTCTCAAGGCGGTAGACCAAGTCAAGGCGGTCAAGGTGGCCAGGGCCAAAATCGGAATAAAGGGGCCAAAGTTCACCATGGACAGTCAGCTTTTGTTACAGGTAACCCGCAAAGCCCTGGAAATGGGCCTAAAAGAGGTGCACCAAAAGGGCGAAAACCCTTCCATAAAGGGCCCAGAAAACCGCGAAATCCAGGCGAAAGCTTCTGA
- the scpB gene encoding SMC-Scp complex subunit ScpB, translated as MDDHNKRVIETALLCAQEPLTVADLSRLFVEDVTIADIDEALIELQRAWDEKGMELVHIATGWRFQSRLSMREYLDRLTPEKPPKYSRAVMETLAIIAYRQPVTRGEIEEIRGVAVSSNVMKQLEDRGWVEVIGHKETVGRPGLYATTKQFLDDLSLTNLQSLPILEDAAPMAAAEQLGQAVMEFDPTATVETVIIDGDAQEISEISETEIEVVEMVVDETSSEVAEEEITPESEDNPGETKNN; from the coding sequence ATGGATGATCACAATAAGCGCGTAATTGAAACTGCACTCCTTTGCGCACAGGAGCCACTCACCGTTGCTGATTTATCTCGCTTATTTGTTGAGGATGTCACCATCGCAGACATTGATGAGGCTTTAATCGAGCTACAACGTGCATGGGATGAAAAAGGCATGGAGTTAGTGCACATCGCAACTGGGTGGCGCTTCCAGAGTCGTCTCTCGATGCGTGAGTATCTTGATCGCCTAACACCAGAGAAACCACCGAAGTATTCCCGCGCTGTGATGGAAACCTTGGCCATCATTGCTTATCGTCAGCCGGTAACACGTGGCGAGATAGAAGAAATTCGTGGCGTGGCGGTGAGCAGTAATGTGATGAAGCAATTAGAAGATCGTGGTTGGGTAGAAGTGATTGGCCACAAAGAAACCGTTGGCCGTCCAGGTTTATATGCCACCACCAAGCAATTCTTAGATGATCTCAGCCTTACCAACCTACAGAGCCTGCCAATTTTGGAAGATGCTGCGCCTATGGCGGCTGCCGAACAATTAGGTCAAGCTGTAATGGAGTTTGACCCTACTGCAACAGTTGAGACGGTGATTATTGATGGTGACGCACAAGAGATAAGCGAGATAAGCGAGACTGAAATTGAAGTAGTAGAAATGGTTGTTGATGAAACAAGCTCTGAAGTTGCTGAAGAAGAAATTACCCCTGAGTCTGAAGACAATCCAGGCGAAACAAAAAATAATTAA
- a CDS encoding patatin-like phospholipase family protein, which translates to MGSLGLSACSLIGSKRPVLGLVLGAGAARGFAHVGVIKALEAQGIRPDIVVGSSAGSVIAALLASGATGNDLNRLALNLDEATIADWGLPFAGRFGGLIKGDALQNMVNREVQNKSIEQMRIPLGIVATELQSGKGVLFRTGNTGLAVRASCSVPGVFQPAVISGKEYVDGGLVAPVPVSYARQMGATLVIAVNISSEPVHQDASGTLGVLQQTISIMQRSINQYELKSADIVIQPQLKQMSGGDFKSRNAAILAGEVAAQEQIGLIKEKLKG; encoded by the coding sequence ATGGGTAGCTTGGGCCTGAGCGCCTGTAGTCTGATCGGCAGCAAGAGGCCTGTGCTTGGCTTGGTGCTAGGTGCGGGTGCAGCTCGTGGCTTTGCGCATGTAGGCGTCATTAAAGCTCTGGAGGCCCAAGGCATCCGGCCCGATATTGTGGTTGGTAGCAGCGCAGGCAGTGTTATTGCCGCCCTACTGGCATCCGGCGCAACCGGCAATGACCTCAATCGCTTAGCCTTGAACTTGGATGAAGCCACGATTGCCGACTGGGGACTCCCATTTGCAGGGCGTTTTGGCGGTCTCATTAAGGGTGATGCGCTACAGAATATGGTTAACCGAGAGGTGCAAAACAAATCGATTGAACAAATGCGCATCCCCTTGGGAATTGTCGCCACTGAATTACAGTCAGGCAAAGGGGTTTTATTTAGAACTGGCAATACTGGTTTGGCAGTACGCGCATCCTGCAGCGTTCCAGGAGTATTTCAGCCAGCCGTCATTAGCGGCAAAGAATATGTTGATGGCGGATTGGTAGCACCCGTGCCCGTAAGTTACGCAAGACAAATGGGGGCGACACTAGTGATTGCCGTCAACATTTCTTCTGAGCCAGTGCATCAAGATGCTAGTGGAACCTTAGGCGTTCTTCAGCAGACCATCTCGATCATGCAGCGAAGTATTAATCAATATGAATTAAAAAGTGCCGATATTGTGATTCAACCACAACTAAAGCAAATGAGTGGTGGTGATTTCAAATCTAGAAATGCAGCCATACTCGCCGGTGAAGTAGCGGCCCAAGAACAAATAGGATTGATTAAAGAGAAACTGAAGGGCTAG
- a CDS encoding C40 family peptidase, which produces MSLKKALLTKVLGLSFGAFIAVSAYAADPVAEASSDAAVPKESMFQAGRSYIARVSDRLADTVTGKSEELINRAMEVIGVRYRWDTELPQSGLDGSSFVGYVFKDKLGFLLPRKSTQMSRVGKPITREELQPGDLVFFNTMRLTFSHVGIYVGDNKFIHSPSKGANVRVDDLGSLYWDKRFDGARRLDGSDNLDDAERQELLNEVKNLKRKSRSL; this is translated from the coding sequence ATGTCATTGAAAAAAGCACTGCTTACAAAAGTACTGGGCCTCAGTTTTGGCGCATTCATCGCTGTGTCAGCCTATGCGGCAGATCCGGTTGCTGAAGCGTCGTCCGATGCTGCGGTTCCCAAGGAGAGCATGTTCCAGGCTGGACGATCTTATATTGCCCGCGTTTCTGATCGCTTGGCCGACACTGTAACCGGGAAATCAGAAGAGCTTATTAACCGCGCTATGGAAGTGATTGGCGTGCGTTATCGCTGGGATACTGAATTGCCACAATCAGGATTGGATGGCAGTAGTTTTGTTGGTTATGTTTTTAAAGACAAGCTTGGATTTTTATTGCCACGCAAATCTACCCAAATGAGTCGCGTTGGAAAACCGATTACCCGCGAAGAACTGCAACCAGGTGACCTCGTATTTTTTAATACGATGCGCCTCACTTTTTCTCATGTTGGTATTTATGTTGGTGACAACAAATTTATTCACTCGCCATCAAAGGGTGCTAATGTTCGAGTGGATGATCTTGGAAGCCTTTATTGGGATAAGCGTTTCGATGGCGCACGTCGCTTAGATGGTAGCGATAATCTCGATGATGCAGAGCGTCAAGAACTTCTGAATGAAGTCAAAAATCTTAAACGTAAGTCACGCAGCCTTTAA